From Anomalospiza imberbis isolate Cuckoo-Finch-1a 21T00152 chromosome 6, ASM3175350v1, whole genome shotgun sequence, one genomic window encodes:
- the PROX2 gene encoding prospero homeobox protein 2 isoform X1 — translation MMDSRTGFEQDRDCATSGHGQGLKLEPCFQTDSHLPSPSASLIPQLLSHTMVGRNLDPTILFPSSQAVALPHDYKCGACPGEEAQALAFPRTRAPAPMPCAGDGDQLSKQHPREQLCDQHLRAKRARVENIIQGMSLPPAPQAFDTSLEAAFRHERERGGEMPQESKRKPRVPQQGMGAAGRVAPTGGSSHAKGCQQLKEQLCFLEQQLRWLQEKFYQVCDSEDAAQMREDSEKVQPLPGKPEDRLNKDSTTSTSNPHKVPLRRSVLEVCGLEEAEDRGDTGGLPSAVRVLSQALKHELSAVTSQVVDSVLKTVWLKADSHIQKQHHSLPMLGPDARREYSAGGKCRKPLAKPSPMNAPGSLGSPPAAVLPRALGKSLGSYAASFSSKGVRKSSRVSSMGYSLGSATPVQHSQLLSQLLGYGQHSLWGSDSCESPSALERGCPEPLNLPWGTVKLRSSMVRQQQHHPPPLSPASMESLALLPAGRDGHGELPAANDGAPFAPRQMQEALTPGHLKKAKLMFFFTRYPSSTLLKTYFLDVQFSRCITSQLIKWFSNFREFYYIQVEKFARQAVLEGVVDACALQVSRDSELFRALNMHYNKGNDFEVPGRFLEVASLTLQEFFSAVRAGKDADPSWKKPIYKIISKLDSDIPEGFKAAGFSQELLHS, via the exons ATGATGGACAGCAGGACTGGCTTTGAGCAGGATAGAGACTGTGCCACTTCAGGGCATGGCCAGGGGCTGAAATTGGAGCCCTGTTTCCAGACTGACTCTCACTTGCCTTCCCCCAGTGCATCCCTGATACCACAGCTCCTCAGCCACACAATGGTTGGCAGGAACCTGGATCCCAccattctttttccttcctctcaggCAGTGGCCCTGCCTCATGACTACAAATGTGGTGCATGTCCTGGAGAAGAAGCTCAAGCCCTGGCTTTCCCCAGGACCCGTGCCCCGGCTCCCATGCCCTGTGCTGGTGATGGGGACCAGCTCTCCAAACAGCACCCACGGGAGCAGCTCTGTGACCAGCACTTACGAGCCAAGCGGGCCAGGGTGGAGAACATCATCCAGGGCATGAGCCTCCCACCAGCCCCGCAGGCATTTGACACGAGCCTGGAGGCAGCCTTTAGGCATGAGAGGGAAAGGGGTGGTGAGATGCCCCAGGAGAGCAAGAGGAAGCCAAGGGTGCCCCAGCAGGGCATGGGGGCAGCTGGACGAGTGGCTCCCACAGGGGGCAGCTCCCATgccaaaggctgccagcagctgaaagagcagctctgctttttAGAGCAGCAGTTGAGGTGGCTTCAGGAGAAGTTCTACCAAGTTTGTGACTCTGAGGATGCTGCCCAAATGCGGGAAGATTCAGAGAAAGTGCAGCCACTGCCTGGAAAGCCTGAAGATAGATTGAACAAGGACAGTACCACTTCCACCAGCAACCCACACAAAGTGCCTCTCAGGAGGAGTGTCCTGGAGGTGTGTGGACTGGAGGAGGCTgaggacagaggtgacacaggtggcctGCCCTCGGCAGTGAGGGTGCTCTCACAGGCACTGAAGCACGAGCTGTCTGCGGTGACATCCCAGGTAGTGGACTCTGTCCTGAAGACTGTCTGGCTGAAGGCAGACAGCCACATCCAGAAGCAGCACCATAGTCTTCCTATGCTGGGGCCAGATGCCAGGAGAGAGTATTCTGCTGGTGGGAAATGCAGAAAGCCACTTGCTAAGCCATCTCCCATGAATGCACCAGGCTCCCTGGGCTCACCCCCGGCTGCGGTCCTGCCAAGAGCTTTGGGGAAGAGCCTAGGTTCTTATGCTGCCTCCTTCAGTTCAAAGGGGGTCAGAAAATCCTCTCGGGTATCCAGCATGGGTTATTCACTGGGCTCAGCCACCCctgtccagcacagccagctgctGAGCCAGCTGTTGGGCTATGGCCAGCACAGCCTCTGGGGCAGTGACTCTTGTGAGAGCCCATCTGCTCTGGAGAGGGGCTGTCCAGAGCCCCTCAACTTGCCCTGGGGAACCGTTAAACTGAGGTCATCGATGgtgagacagcagcagcaccatccCCCGCCCCTGAGCCCTGCCAGCATGGAGAGCCTGGCACTACTGCCGGCTGGCAGGGATGGCCATGGTGAGCTGCCAGCTGCAAATGATGGAGCGCCCTTCGC CCCAAGGCAGATGCAGGAGGCACTGACCCCTGGGCACCTGAAGAAGGCCAAGCTGATGTTTTTCTTCACCCGCTACCCCAGCTCCACTCTGCTGAAGACCTACTTTCTTGATGTGCAG TTCAGCCGCTGCATCACCTCCCAGCTCATCAAGTGGTTCAGCAACTTCCGTGAGTTTTACTACATCCAGGTGGAGAAGTTTGCCCGGCAGGCCGTGCTGGAGGGTGTTGTGGATGCTTGCGCTCTCCAGGTCTCCCGGGACTCAGAGCTCTTCCGTGCCCTCAACATGCACTACAACAAGGGGAATGACTTCGAG gtgccagggcGGTTCCTGGAGGTGGCCAGCCTGACACTGCAGGAGTTCTTCAGCGCCGTCAGGGCAGGCAAGGATGCTGATCCCTCCTGGAAGAAACCCATTTACAAAATCATTTCCAAACTGGACAGTGACATCCCAGAAGGGTTCAAAGCTGCTGGCTTCTCCCAGGAACTGCTCCACAGCTGA
- the PROX2 gene encoding prospero homeobox protein 2 isoform X2 has product MMDSRTGFEQDRDCATSGHGQGLKLEPCFQTDSHLPSPSASLIPQLLSHTMVGRNLDPTILFPSSQAVALPHDYKCGACPGEEAQALAFPRTRAPAPMPCAGDGDQLSKQHPREQLCDQHLRAKRARVENIIQGMSLPPAPQAFDTSLEAAFRHERERGGEMPQESKRKPRVPQQGMGAAGRVAPTGGSSHAKGCQQLKEQLCFLEQQLRWLQEKFYQVCDSEDAAQMREDSEKVQPLPGKPEDRLNKDSTTSTSNPHKVPLRRSVLEVCGLEEAEDRGDTGGLPSAVRVLSQALKHELSAVTSQVVDSVLKTVWLKADSHIQKQHHSLPMLGPDARREYSAGGKCRKPLAKPSPMNAPGSLGSPPAAVLPRALGKSLGSYAASFSSKGVRKSSRVSSMGYSLGSATPVQHSQLLSQLLGYGQHSLWGSDSCESPSALERGCPEPLNLPWGTVKLRSSMVRQQQHHPPPLSPASMESLALLPAGRDGHGELPAANDGAPFAPRQMQEALTPGHLKKAKLMFFFTRYPSSTLLKTYFLDVQFSRCITSQLIKWFSNFREFYYIQVEKFARQAVLEGVVDACALQVSRDSELFRALNMHYNKGNDFEFPGF; this is encoded by the exons ATGATGGACAGCAGGACTGGCTTTGAGCAGGATAGAGACTGTGCCACTTCAGGGCATGGCCAGGGGCTGAAATTGGAGCCCTGTTTCCAGACTGACTCTCACTTGCCTTCCCCCAGTGCATCCCTGATACCACAGCTCCTCAGCCACACAATGGTTGGCAGGAACCTGGATCCCAccattctttttccttcctctcaggCAGTGGCCCTGCCTCATGACTACAAATGTGGTGCATGTCCTGGAGAAGAAGCTCAAGCCCTGGCTTTCCCCAGGACCCGTGCCCCGGCTCCCATGCCCTGTGCTGGTGATGGGGACCAGCTCTCCAAACAGCACCCACGGGAGCAGCTCTGTGACCAGCACTTACGAGCCAAGCGGGCCAGGGTGGAGAACATCATCCAGGGCATGAGCCTCCCACCAGCCCCGCAGGCATTTGACACGAGCCTGGAGGCAGCCTTTAGGCATGAGAGGGAAAGGGGTGGTGAGATGCCCCAGGAGAGCAAGAGGAAGCCAAGGGTGCCCCAGCAGGGCATGGGGGCAGCTGGACGAGTGGCTCCCACAGGGGGCAGCTCCCATgccaaaggctgccagcagctgaaagagcagctctgctttttAGAGCAGCAGTTGAGGTGGCTTCAGGAGAAGTTCTACCAAGTTTGTGACTCTGAGGATGCTGCCCAAATGCGGGAAGATTCAGAGAAAGTGCAGCCACTGCCTGGAAAGCCTGAAGATAGATTGAACAAGGACAGTACCACTTCCACCAGCAACCCACACAAAGTGCCTCTCAGGAGGAGTGTCCTGGAGGTGTGTGGACTGGAGGAGGCTgaggacagaggtgacacaggtggcctGCCCTCGGCAGTGAGGGTGCTCTCACAGGCACTGAAGCACGAGCTGTCTGCGGTGACATCCCAGGTAGTGGACTCTGTCCTGAAGACTGTCTGGCTGAAGGCAGACAGCCACATCCAGAAGCAGCACCATAGTCTTCCTATGCTGGGGCCAGATGCCAGGAGAGAGTATTCTGCTGGTGGGAAATGCAGAAAGCCACTTGCTAAGCCATCTCCCATGAATGCACCAGGCTCCCTGGGCTCACCCCCGGCTGCGGTCCTGCCAAGAGCTTTGGGGAAGAGCCTAGGTTCTTATGCTGCCTCCTTCAGTTCAAAGGGGGTCAGAAAATCCTCTCGGGTATCCAGCATGGGTTATTCACTGGGCTCAGCCACCCctgtccagcacagccagctgctGAGCCAGCTGTTGGGCTATGGCCAGCACAGCCTCTGGGGCAGTGACTCTTGTGAGAGCCCATCTGCTCTGGAGAGGGGCTGTCCAGAGCCCCTCAACTTGCCCTGGGGAACCGTTAAACTGAGGTCATCGATGgtgagacagcagcagcaccatccCCCGCCCCTGAGCCCTGCCAGCATGGAGAGCCTGGCACTACTGCCGGCTGGCAGGGATGGCCATGGTGAGCTGCCAGCTGCAAATGATGGAGCGCCCTTCGC CCCAAGGCAGATGCAGGAGGCACTGACCCCTGGGCACCTGAAGAAGGCCAAGCTGATGTTTTTCTTCACCCGCTACCCCAGCTCCACTCTGCTGAAGACCTACTTTCTTGATGTGCAG TTCAGCCGCTGCATCACCTCCCAGCTCATCAAGTGGTTCAGCAACTTCCGTGAGTTTTACTACATCCAGGTGGAGAAGTTTGCCCGGCAGGCCGTGCTGGAGGGTGTTGTGGATGCTTGCGCTCTCCAGGTCTCCCGGGACTCAGAGCTCTTCCGTGCCCTCAACATGCACTACAACAAGGGGAATGACTTCGAG TTTCCAggtttttaa